The nucleotide window TGCAGATTGCGCAGTACGCTAAGAAGACTTCGAGACTATAGTTGGTTCCACAATGCGAACCACAAGTCTTTTCTATACCTACCATCCCGAGGTCCTATCCAACATAGTAACGATGAGCTCCCTACAACATGAAAGATATCCGGCCCTTTTCGTAAAACTAACATCCTAGACAGCAGCAGCCACTATCCAATAAATTCAAAGCAGACCTCGCCCCCGGCCCTTCTCCCAACCATCCTAACCTTACACAGCGCAGGCATACGTCTTGTCTCGCCTTAAGCAACCATGCGCATCTCGCGTTCATACACCTCCGCAACACCAAGAAAGGATAAAGCTAATACACACAAATACCGTCAAAATGGCGGAAGAAATAAATGACTTTCTCCGGACAGATAATGATACCAAGCATGGTATCAATGTAAAAAAAATCCTATCATGTAGCGCAAATCTCTTGAACAAGGTCTGTAAGAAGAACACTGAACCGATGAAGCCATCATGCTACGAAGGGAAGCTACACAAGACTGATACTTCTTGTAGATTAGGAACAACAAGAGTATGTTGGTGTCCTTACCAAACACTATTTTCAGATGAAAAAAAGGAATGGGCTGGAATCTATACTTACTGGCTCAGGGCGCGAAAGCACTGAAAAGTACAAGACTAATACTAGCCAACGGTAAGATCTTTCAAGCATAAGCATGACACGACAATTATGTCATAGGCAAGTGGCAAACAGATGTGAGACATGGTAATGTTGGGGTATCATTTGAATCATAAACTACTTTTTTTGCGTCTTCAGCCTCACGTGCGTTGTCGTTTCTTTGCTTTGGAGAGCGCTTCCGATATTGCAGCGACTTCTTGCTCTAcatcctcatcatcttcgcTTGTGTCGTCGTCTCCATCAGCGGGTTCGAGTAGTGTGCCGCCCTCTTCATTGTCGGAGGActcatcatcttcctcgtcatcatcgtcgCTGAAGCCGCCAAATTcgtcatcatcttcgtcgtcgtcgactTGGTCTTGAGCGGCGCCCTTTGCGTCGGTGCTTGTGACAACGCTTGCTGTGGCCTCGCTCTCACCTCCTCGCTTCCTCTTTTTGCTCATCTCTCCGAGCTTGCCTTCACGCTTCTCGTTGATGGGCCCGGTCTCTTCACCTTCCTTGTAAGGTGGTGGTGTGAACCAAGGAAGCTTTCCTCGTATCCAGTCGTTGAGAACCATCTTTGCCGCTCCGTCGATATCAGCCTCACCTCCCTTTAGCAGACGACCGCTCTTCCTGCAGATGAGTTCCAAGAATCTGACATCATCGTTCTCATAATCCTTCTCCTTAATATCGTATGTCCGTTGAAGATGTCGTGGCTGCACCCGTCGCAAAACGGCCTTGATGTATTGTGCTGGGTACTCCACATTCTCCACACGCACACTACCACGCAGCAGAAGATCCTCATCTGTATCGCTCTGGTTTGGCGGGACGATACCGGGGCAGTCAATCATGTAGATCCTCTTCATCAATGTGATGTATTGCCAGACTTTGGTCTCACCCGCAATCGGCGCAACAACACACACCTTCTTCTTGCGAAGCGTGTTGATGATGGAAGATTTTCCGGTATTTGGGTAGCCAACCATGCCCACAGAGATCTGTTTGCGGTCGCTGTGAAGGGAGCTAAACTGGCGAAGGAGCGCAATGAGCGAACCCTTGCCGAAGCTGTTGTTGATGGAGGCGTGGAAGGCAAGTGTGGGAAACTCGCGACTGAGATGTCGTACCCAAGCAGCCTAAGCAATGTCAGCTTTGTCCATCTACAAACATAATCGAATATCTTGTTGATGGAATGTGCGAAATATTACTAAGAGTACCGCCATGAAGCTGCTAGTGCAGAGACGGTCCTCAACTCAAACAAATCACGCGTGACTCTATTGACCACAACCAAGACGGTTGCAGTCGACCCGGGATCAAGACGATCTTAGGACGGCGAGCCACTTTTGCTCTTCCCAACTTGTAACAGAACCATTTCATGGAATAGGAATAGGTCCTTGACTTAAGGAGGGTGTGTGATGGGGATGGGGATGGGACGGGGGTGTAGTAGGGCCACTTACAGCTACTTTGGAGGGGACCAAGTCAACCTTGTTCAACACGAAAACAAGATGCTTATGCGGTGCTTCGGTTCGAATGTATTTTTCAACGGAGCGACACCGGGTGCCGTCTGGGTCGCGAGCGTCCAAGACGTGAAGAATAACGTCAGAAGAGTCGATGACCTAAGTAGTTAGTATACAGCTAGGTCGATGTATGGGAAATACTAACCTTGTACAGCTCGTTCCAGATACGCTTGGATGTACCCTTCATGAAAATAAATTCTCGCGCAGACGTGAGCTCGCCATCAGGGTTGTCGGCAGCGTTCTCGTTCTCGGCTTCACCAGAAGTGCCAGATAGCAGCTTGGCCTGCTCAAGTCGCTCGACATATGTCTCGTGCATGCTTCCTGTGCGACCAGCCAAATCTTCAATAGAGCTAAAGTCTAGCTTTGGGCGTTTTCTTTGCGCCTTTGGGCCAAAAGTCTCTGAGAAAGGTTGGCTGCCGACAGCAATCTTGGCTGCGTGCTGCTTCAGACCAGGAATCTGCCCCGGAGTCTCGATCAAGCTCATAGGAAGCTTGTTGCGCTTCATGAGATATGTCGTAGGATCCGAGGCTTGCGCCTGTACAGCCGAACGGAAGCTCTCCAACGCATCTTGGGATATCACTCTCGTGTTGTTGAACCACTTCCTGTTAGGCTCTACACGGGCGACGGGCGCATCGCGGTTTTGGTAGACAGCCGCCTTGGTCACGTCTCCCTTGGCATTGCGCTGAGCTTTACCATCTGTAAGACGCTTAAGGACCTTGACCTTCTTCGCATCACTGGTAATCGTTAGCATTCACCTTCCATCCCAAACTAGCTACACAAATGGCCATACCGGTAGAAGTTTGTGCCCTTGACCTTGACATTGCCCATGCCATCGCCTGTCTTCCCCTCGCGCTCCTTTCGGgctttctctttcttctgAACACCCATGGCGGCTACTTCGTGTGAATTGTCGAGTGGTGGAAGAGCGAAGAGTTCAGGTCGCGAAGTCCGGGCAACTTTTTTTGAGAGGCGGGAGCTAGCTGGGTGGGGCCAAGCGGCCTTGGCACGACAATTTCGAAGAAGCCGCGACCACACCACCGCAGGCACCTCCGCATCGCCCTGCAAGCCGCAATTCCTTCGCAATGCCGCCGCGGATACCCGTCCGTGTTTCCTGGACGTCCAATCCACCCTCTGCACCGACTAGCGCATGGAGTAGCACTCTGTGTGTGCGGGGCTTTTCCTCGACACCGGCTTCGCTCGCCCTCGGCCCGCAGTCACCAAACTACATTGAAGTCCCAAAGCCGCTACAACCTTCGTACCCAGTCAAACCAGAAGTAAAAGGCCATCTTCCCATTCCAAGAGATGTCTTCAAGACGAGGAATAAGCACCCAAAGGAATCAGACATCTTCATCGCAAGGAGCACGCGGGAGCCGAAGGAAGTAAAGGTACCGGGACCCTACAGCAAGGATGCCGACTACCGGCTATACAAGCAAAGACTGGCGGAGAAGAGGAGAGAGGCATTGAAGGAGGGTGTCAAGGAGTTGCACGAGCGCAAGGTCACATCAGAAGCCGAGTACTTGGCCAAGATTCAAGCTATTGGCGCAACACGGCGGGAACTAGCAATGGCACCACGTCGGGAAGTCGACATCTTGACCGAGACATCCGTGGCAAAGGGAATCCGCGACTTTTTGACCGACTCACTTCCCCCGCGACCGGACATATCCAAAGCCCGTAGTAGGGCGTACCAGCGGCGAATGGCCAGAGTACAGGAAATGCGCGCTTCCCGTCTTCACGACTTATACACAAATGCCCGCGAGTTCATCGTAGATGAACAACAATTAGAAGAGGCAATTGATAAGGCATTTGGCTCAGAGGAGCAGCCCATTGGATGGGATAACAGGGGCAACATGGGCTTGCGAGCCAACGGCCAGGACGGTCTCAGTCCCTGGGCAGGTCCCATACCCGAAGGTGTCGTCGAATTGCTGCAGAAGCTCAAGGGTGGCGAGGGTGTTGGTTTGGCCAGGGAGAGAGTCAAGAAGCTTGCCGAGGAGCTTACTGGAGGTAAGATGTAGACTTGAAGATGTGTATCGGAATGTGTATCGGAATGTGTATAGTATGGTATTCAATCTTCAATGCATCGCAGGCGTGCATCTGTAATTGCATCTTGCTACGACTCGATTGAGCGTTCCTTGACTTATGACCTAAATGTGCTGACGATGAACATGTGTTTGCATGCTGACGCCAAGGTCAAGGACATCGTACCAAACGAGACCGCCCTTGGTCTTTGAGTCTGGTGGCCGTTTGCCACATTCACAGTCCGTTAATACAATGATGATAGCTGAGAACACTATATCTATGGGTTTACTCACGTCGCAATCATTTCTTGTCAGCGTTACTCGCGCATGTGTTAAATATTACGGAACAAAGATCTGAAGTCTAGCATTGACCTTTTACTTTCATATCACCAAAACTGCCCTTTACATGTTTTATGACCACCTCTTTTTGTTTCTCAACCGCTCCTCGCTCCTGTCCGCAATCATTCTACTTGACAGTCTACTACACAGATCCCCTGGTACGAAGGTTTGTAGCCACCACGCTTATGTCAGAAGGCTTGTCTTCCTTTTCGGTGAGAGAGCGCATACCTCCCTGGATCAATATGATCAACTGGCCGGCCACTCTTTTCTAGTCGGTCTGCTTCCCTCAAGGTCAACAAGTGTCGTCCGGCCAGATCCCCATCCTATCCTCTTTCTCTCAGGCATATCACATGATCACGTGTGTACGCCTATGATTCTACCTGACCAGCTTTAAAACCTCAAATACACGCACGAATGATCAAATGAGTCACGCTAGTTCTTTATTCAATTCCCTCCTTCCATATAAACAGCTACTCCCCCCTCCATCACACCCCCCACCCAGCTCACCCTCAACTCACCACTCTACCTACCTTTACCTCTACCACCATGAACTTCCTCGTTCTAATCCTCACCACCCTCTCGCTTCTCCCCCTCACACTCTCCTCCCCTCTATCCCACAACCACAAGCATGCGACCACCCACGATCACGTGCACACTGCCAACCTAACAGTCCGCGCCGCACCCCCTCTAGCACCCTCCCACCAGCGCCGCGGTATCGCCTACAACGACCCCTCCATTCCGGCCCTCTTCGACAAGCGCGGCTCCCTCGCTACATGGTGCTACAACTGGGAATCGAGCACTGCCTCTTCGACCGCCTGGTTCCGCTTTGTGCCCATGCTACATACACTGCTGCCGGAACACACGGCCGTTTGGAAGGCGAATGCGGAGGAGAAGGTACGGAGCAACTACCAGGATCATGGGGAGACGCCTACGTGGTTTCTGGGGTTCAATGAGCCGGATAACTGTGTGTAAGTATGAGATGACTTGTGAGGCGTTGGGGGGGAGATGGTGAGGCTGATGTGTTTGATGTGAATAGGCCATATGCAGGTGGTTCTTGCATCGATGTTGGCACTGCAGTCTCTGCGTGGAAGAAGTATATGGATCCTTTGGCTGATTTGAATCCGAAGGTGTATCTGGGGTCGCCGGCTGTGACTAATGCTACGCCTACTGATACTACTGGTTTGGGGTGGCTGGCGAAGTTCCTGAAGGCTTGTTCGGGTTGTCAGATTGATCATGTTAATATTCACTGGTAAGTGCCCTCCACTTCCCACTCCCATTCCTGGCGACCACCACATCAGCCCCCTTCGTCACTTACTAGCCACAACCGCAGGTACGACGCTGCCAACAACGCCGCCTACTTCAAACAGCACATCGAAGATACGCGTAAAATCGCCGGTGGCCGCCCTATCTGGGTCACTGAGTTCCATGCCAGCGGGTCCGACGATGAGGTCAAGGCTTTCCTGGATGATGTGATGCCGTGGATGGATAACTCGAACGATATTCATCGGTATGCATATTTCATGGCGCAGCCTGGAGATGGACTTTTGGTTAGCCCGGATGGAAAGGGGTTGAGTGCCATTGGGCAGGAGTACAACTTCCATGATGGTTAGGCAGTAGAAGTTTCAGTGTGAGGAGGTTCATGATCAGGTGAAGATACTATTGCACGGATAGACACGAAGATGAACGGTTAGAAATCCGAGTAAATTCCTACCACACTAAATAAAATCTAACTCCCCACCCTCCACACCTGCCTAATCGCCCCCCTAAACCCCCCCCTCAAACATCTCAATCGTCCCATTCATATCCATCCCACTCGCAATCCCCAACTGCAACATAATCTTTGCCTGAATCGGATGCAGCAACCCAGCCGTCGCCCACGTGGGCGTCCTCGCCGGACTCGCCGGTCCAAACGGACTCCTCGTGCCCACCACAACCTGCAACCCCTTCTCCATCGCCTCCAGAATCTGCTCCTCACCACTAGGCACACCCCCATTCCCCGTGCCAGCAATAACGACCCCCTTCGCCCCATTCCCCCACGCATCCAACGCTAACCTGCCATCAAACCCCCTCGCCGCATACAAGATATCCACTTTAGGCAGCCCCGGAAAACTCCCATGTCGCGACACAAGCCCAACATCAAACTCCTTCTTCCACAGCGGCCGACTGGGCGAATTATAAAAAACCGGCAGCGAGTTGACGAAAAGACCTAGATCACCCCCCAGCCGTAGCACCAAAAGCATCCGGATTGGTAGAAAAAAGTTTCGTAACCCAATACCCCGATATAATCCTCGCATTAAACGCTACTAACAATCCCCTCCCCACAGCCTCCTTACTCGCCGCCAGCGCCACCGCGTCAAAGAAATTCGCATCGCCGTCATACGATAAATGGGTAAATGGGCGCATGCTCCCTGTTGCAACGATTGGTTTCCCGCAGTTGACCAGGGCGTCTAGTAAGAAAGCTGTTTCCTCGAGCGAATTCGTGCCGTGCGTGTATACCGCGCCGGCGATATCGCTGTCGGGGGAACACAGAGCGTCGTGCGCGAAGCGTGTCATGTTCATTACCAGAGCGTCGTTGGTGCCCGTGGAGCCTGGGGAGCCGGAGGAGGCGGATGTCCAGTTTGAGACGGCGAGTTGGGTGTGGTTGAGGAGGTACGAGTTTCGGGCGATTATTGATTCCGCGGTTAGGCTCAGTTGGCCGTATTGCGTGTCATCGAGGGCGCCGTAGATGGAGCCGCCGGCTATGGTGCCGCCGGTGAAGAGGACGCTTGGGTGGGGGTTAGGAGGGGTGGGATGGTTGGAAAGGGGAGGGAAAGCGTACAGGATTTTTGGTAAGGTAGTGTTTCCTCCCATCCATTTCAATCCGAGTCGTTCACTTGCTGTGGTGGTTGTGTCACGTTGTTCGATTCGATGCGCGGTTGGTGCTGCATCTACTCCTAGcacacccacacccacacccacGCCCGCAAGAGCAACAGCAGTAAAACCAGATAAACGCATGATTCCCAATAAAAGAAATCTATCTCAACCTTTCTACCTCCAATCCAAACCCGGACCAAACACCACCTTTTATACCCCCCATCTCCATTTCCATCTCCACTCTTCCCGCAGCTCTCTTCACCGGCCATGACGCAGTGTAAGCAACCATCGCTCCACCATGCATACACAACCTTGGCATCCGAGCCGATAAGGAAGGTACGTAAACCATATCTAGAGCGAATGATAGTAAAGTGAGGTTGCGTCGTTTACCGGTACTTGAGATTGCGGGTTGGGTCGGAGTGACGACGATAAGTTAGACGAGGGCCCCGCATGGGGCTAGACCGGATGCGGGGTGGTGGGGTTTAGCCGGGGCAGGCGTGGGAAGCGGAAGCTTGTTTAGTCTTGCACGACAGGGACGACGGGGAGGGAAGGGCTGATGTTTTGTGTAAGGTGTGAAGTTGTCTTATTCTTTGTGCGATTTTGTGTTATGGGAGTCGTTTTAGGTGGGAGGAGGGAAGAAGCAATCAAGATGGGTGTCACATAATGGAGTCATTGTGTAGTATATTCACACGACATTATTAGACACTTTTTTTGGCGCCTTGACAGGCATGATGATTTTATTTGAAAATACAAGTCCAAATAATTGTTGTAAACGACAAAGAAGGAAAGTCTAGATGCAGTTGCTGTAAACAATGAGGAAGACAAAAGAGAGGCCTACCCTGAACTACATGACTTATCCGCTTCAAACTAGTCAGATAAGTCAGTTACCCCGGGCGACCTGAGCCCAAGTCGACTGAAGACCAGCACGACGGCCAGCGTCGTGCTCCTCAATCTCATGACCCGGGAACTCTGCAAACACCAAGTAGTCAGTTGGCGGTTGCTGCACACGCGAActgtgaacggtctgtaggtactgtattccagctacctaatccagatgctatttacagtcgagatgaagagaagaagaggaaagtgggcggccatcccgctttgtttgggttggcgcacggcgCACGGGCTGCTGGGGGAAGGAGTGATAGAAGGAAGAAAGCGACTAGGCCAGcggcctagtcatgtgacctagggctcagcccgttacacGAACCACCATAGGCCACAACACAGTCCATAGGACATGTGTTGAGCATTGGACTTGCAGAGCGCCACCAACGCATGATGCAGCGGCGATGGAAGAAGTGCTTAGGACCACACACCTTGATGAAGACGGTCTTATGACCGTCAGCCCCGGAATTGTTGTCGTACTGGGGAGCTGGCCCCTCCAGTGCTTCCAGGCAGACGCTGCACTCTTCGCCCTGGGGCGGTGTGCAACCCTCAATGGCAGTGAAGTAGGTGAGTGATTCTGGGTTGACCGCCATTGTTGCTGTGTGTAGTAGACTGTACTGTCGAAAGTAATAAGGGGGTACGAGACGGAAAATAAATATAACCAGACGAGGTACATGGTGCATACGCAACGATGTAGCTGGATACATTGTTGGTGATTGATTCGTATAGGATGTATTCTTATATACAATGTTGTCGAATTCGCTATGCGACAGAGCTGAAGAGTGACACTGTGTAAGTTCGTATATAGTGAATACAGACCTGTGTGGCGAGGGCTATCGACTCTTTAGCTCTCATCTACGACCCTCCTATACCCCCAATAGGTGCAAAAAATCAACAAAACACAACAGCGAGACTTCCGGAGGTGCTTCTATCTAATGTCTCGGGCGTTGTCTCTTTCCAGCACGTTCCAGGTAACGTGCATGTGGTTCGTAGTTTGCTAACACTCGAACAGCGTGACTACGACGATACGATTGTCGCAGAGGGGATATAAAGTAGATTCGAGATCCGCTATCCCGTCAGTCCGTCAGTAGTATACAGTCGTAATGTCTCAATAAAACGCAGCCCCTTCTATCTTCCATAGTCCTTTGCAACACACTTCGCTCTTCGCAGTGATTGTGGAGCCGCCCGTCATGTTCCTGGACCCCCATCCCCCCGCTCAAAGCTTGTCGATTGGCTGAACGATAGGGCGAGTGCCTACTACGCTAACCCAAAGAAGACCAGATGGTGAATGGCAGTCCAGAACAGACAGTGAACGTGACCTGCCCGCTCCACTTCGGCCGGGCGCAATTACGAAAACATGACCCTACGCACAGAAGCCGCGATGTTTGTGACGCGCCTGCTACTATATAGAAAAATCTTAGAACCGTTGTCGCAACTCTGTCGATTCAACTCTACTGACTCAGTTTGCAACCATCGGTCGCTACCATTGTCTCAACCATTGATTCAATCCGCCCATACTCTCCCAATCTTCCGACATTATACAGCGATAGTACACTGTCTCAACGACAACAAGCCACTATGCCTACGTCGCGCCCACAAAAGTGCCAGCGTGAGGACGAGCCAGTTGAGCCGTCCAAGCGACAACGGCAACAAACATCGCGGAGCCTTGCTCCAGAACAACAACACTTTCCTAATGAAGATTTGCACATGTCGTACATTGATCACATGGCAATGAACCGGTCACCCTATAGTAAGCAACCACTTGAACAGTCCCATGCAGTCGCTTACACAGGATACGTAATAGGACCATCAgcaccaccatcaccaccatcaGCGTCGCATCAGGCCCCAAAGAAGTCGATGAAGAATTCTCACATCTCCCACCAAGCCCCTGATCAGCGCATTGAGCTGCCGTCTGCTGCAAGCGCATCTTCCCCCAACCCATCCGCTCCCTCCGACACTGACGACTCCGCCCAGATACAACTGTTTGCTTTACAGAAGCAATGGCTCGAGGCGGCTAAGGATGACCTTCAACCACGTCTCATCACCAAAGTGCCTGGTATTGAAAAACAGCACTGGCTTGTCGGAAGTAAGATGCCTTCCGACAAGGATCTAGTCCCGAGCCACATCTGGCATCTGCGATCGTTCCAGCCATCAAAACGGTACGTCGCCTACCAACATCTCTCTCTGCTTGCACGCAACATGATAAAACATGATCAGCGTAGCAAAGAATACCAAACTCTCTGGACGGCCATATCCAGCTTCCGAATCCGCTTGGTGCAGCACGAGCGAGATTGGTTGGCTAGTGTGAAGAAGAGCACACCGGAAGAGATCGTGGAGCGCCTCAAGAGGATAGGATACGAACAGGCAATCAATACCATGGTGACGAAAGCCATGGTAGATGAGTTCGACAAGTACCAGAAGGCGCGTCTTCCTGCACTGTCGAACGCGCATCAAGGCGCCCAAACCACCCAACCACAAACGCTTCCCGCGGTACAAGCACCATCTGAGCACAACAAAAGCGAGAAGAACAGCAAAGTCTCTTCCAAATCCCCCCTCCAATCTCCCTTAGCCCCAGCTACGACCGCCCAACCCGCCCGCCAAAACCCCTCTGTGAAGCCGGACAAGGTGAAATACCCGAATGATCTGGTCCGGGTCCCTGAATACCCCTTGGACCACATTTCCGACTACACGCCAAATAGCGAAACTGGCATGTACAAATGTCGGCACCCGCACGAGACAAAGCAGTCGTGCTGTCAGACGGGCCTCACCGAGAACAAGATGCGAGCATCAATCCAGAAAGAGATTTTTTCTTGGCGAGGCCGGGTGGAGATGTTGATTCACAAGGGGGAGCTTGATCCCAGGCACAAGACCTGGGACAGAACATGCAACGTCACCCTGAAAAAGCAGGAGCAGGCAGCAGCGGAACGTTTGGCTACGCAAAAAGCGAAGGAAGATGCAGAGGAGCGGGTTGCAAAGGCGAGGCAGGAGCGACGCAAGGAGAAGCGTCTGCAGCAAGCTGCAAAAGCCAAAGAAGATGAAAAGAAGCGACAAAAAGAGGTTGATGAAGCCATCGCCGCTGGTCGCGAGCCTCCTGCTCCGGTGACTAAACAGCCTGGAGTCAACGGCAAGGGCATCACCACGGACGCCAAAGCAGCTGCTCTGAAGAAGCACATGCGTCTACATCAAGACTGCCAAGCACTCGAGAGCAGGAAGAAGTGGCCGAACTGGGACCGCTTCGACGCTTGGTGGGACGTTAAGCGCCTACGAGTTGAAGGTGCGGCACTGTCAGCGGAGCAGCGCGCCTTGCTGCAAGAGCCTGAGCCTTCTGCACTTTCGGACAAGGATCCGAATTTCTTGAAGAAGAAGGCCGCAGAGAAGAAGGCGGAGGAGAAGAGAAGCAACCAGGAAGCTAACAAAGAGAATGTTGTTACCGAGGTTGAGGTTGTGGAAGATGACGAGTTGGACGATCTGTTTGAGGATGACAAGCTGTGAAGTTGAAGAATGGCTTTGTTTTGATTTTTCAAGCGTGTTTTCAAGATTAAAAGCGGAGGCTACAATAGTAGATGCATGGCCTACATCTTAGTTGATTTAGCGAATGTTGtaacggtgtgaggagaggaggaggactgcgttgcattgtgtagctatggaggaactgcagctatataggtgtgtgtgatgagaaagtgtggtagcgatggccgtacccaactctcacccaagtcggtcttggcaagtcccaaaccgttacacT belongs to Pyrenophora tritici-repentis strain M4 chromosome 10, whole genome shotgun sequence and includes:
- a CDS encoding TolA, Membrane protein involved in colicin uptake, which gives rise to MPTSRPQKCQREDEPVEPSKRQRQQTSRSLAPEQQHFPNEDLHMSYIDHMAMNRSPYTPDQRIELPSAASASSPNPSAPSDTDDSAQIQLFALQKQWLEAAKDDLQPRLITKVPGIEKQHWLVGSKMPSDKDLVPSHIWHLRSFQPSKRYVAYQHLSLLARNMIKHDQRSKEYQTLWTAISSFRIRLVQHERDWLASVKKSTPEEIVERLKRIGYEQAINTMVTKAMVDEFDKYQKARLPALSNAHQGAQTTQPQTLPAVQAPSEHNKSEKNSKVSSKSPLQSPLAPATTAQPARQNPSVKPDKVKYPNDLVRVPEYPLDHISDYTPNSETGMYKCRHPHETKQSCCQTGLTENKMRASIQKEIFSWRGRVEMLIHKGELDPRHKTWDRTCNVTLKKQEQAAAERLATQKAKEDAEERVAKARQERRKEKRLQQAAKAKEDEKKRQKEVDEAIAAGREPPAPVTKQPGVNGKGITTDAKAAALKKHMRLHQDCQALESRKKWPNWDRFDAWWDVKRLRVEGAALSAEQRALLQEPEPSALSDKDPNFLKKKAAEKKAEEKRSNQEANKENVVTEVEVVEDDELDDLFEDDKL
- a CDS encoding glycoside hydrolase family 128 protein, producing the protein MNFLVLILTTLSLLPLTLSSPLSHNHKHATTHDHVHTANLTVRAAPPLAPSHQRRGIAYNDPSIPALFDKRGSLATWCYNWESSTASSTAWFRFVPMLHTLLPEHTAVWKANAEEKVRSNYQDHGETPTWFLGFNEPDNCVPYAGGSCIDVGTAVSAWKKYMDPLADLNPKVYLGSPAVTNATPTDTTGLGWLAKFLKACSGCQIDHVNIHWYDAANNAAYFKQHIEDTRKIAGGRPIWVTEFHASGSDDEVKAFLDDVMPWMDNSNDIHRYAYFMAQPGDGLLVSPDGKGLSAIGQEYNFHDG